The Anas acuta chromosome 2, bAnaAcu1.1, whole genome shotgun sequence genome contains a region encoding:
- the RPL7 gene encoding large ribosomal subunit protein uL30, whose protein sequence is MADKEAKKVPSVPESLLKRRKAYAAAKARRLKRVLAQKKFRKAQRKVIYEKAKAYHKEYRHMYRQEIRMARMARKAGNYYVPAEPKLAFVIRIRGINGVSPKVRKVLQLLRLRQIFNGTFVKLNKASINMLRIVEPYIAWGYPNLKSVHELIYKRGYGKINKKRIALTDNSLIRKCLGKLGIICMEDVVHEIYTVGKNFKVVNNFLWPFKLSSPRGGMKKKTIHFVEGGDAGNREDQINRLIRRMN, encoded by the exons ATGGCGGACAAGGA agCAAAGAAGGTGCCTTCTGTACCGGAAAGCCTCCTGAAGAGGCGGAAGGCTTATGCAGCTGCAAAAGCCAGACGTCTGAAGAGGGTGTTGGCTCAAAAAAAG TTCCGTAAGGCACAAAGAAAAGTCATCTATGAAAAAGCCAAAGCTTACCACAAGGAGTACAGGCACATGTATAGGCAGGAGATCCGCATGGCCAGGATGGCCCGAAAAGCCGGCAATTACTACGTTCCAGCTGAACCCAAGCTTGCCTTTGTGATCAGGATAAGAGG CATCAACGGTGTCAGCCCCAAGGTCCGTAAGGTGTTGCAGCTTCTTCGCCTGCGTCAGATTTTTAATGGCACATTCGTCAAGCTCAACAAAGCTTCTATCAACATGCTGCGGATTGTTGAACCCTATATTGCATGGGG TTACCCAAACCTGAAGTCTGTGCATGAGCTGATCTACAAGCGTGGTTATGGCAAGATCAACAAGAAGCGCATTGCTCTGACTGATAATTCCCTGATTCGGAAATGCCTTG gAAAACTTGGCATCATCTGCATGGAAGATGTGGTCCATGAGATTTACACTGTTGGCAAGAACTTCAAAGTTGTGAACAACTTCCTTTGGCCCTTCAAGTTGTCCTCTCCTCGGGGtggaatgaagaagaaaacGATCCACTTTGTGGAGGGTGGAGATGCTGGTAACAGAGAAGATCAGATAAACAGACTCATAAGGAGAATGAACTAA